A genome region from Scyliorhinus canicula chromosome 16, sScyCan1.1, whole genome shotgun sequence includes the following:
- the LOC119950742 gene encoding F-box only protein 2-like, with the protein MAAMEYLPEQVLLKILSYVPQKELVLICRLVCQQWKELVDGLNLQFPDEGLPKQNQEGKAEDWDAFYFCTSVKNNLIKNPCGEEEFSFWELTNNDGDGWKIEDLPGDNGKPFPNEHIQKYFVTSFDWCQKSQLINLVSEGFEAETLDNAQPPITVRDWYAGRHDSGFDYELHVELLSEDMSMIQEYRSDKIHEPQWGDAEWKEISNIFTNYGPGVRNVKFTHGGKDSQCWAGWYGARITNSAVTVEQ; encoded by the exons ATGGCTGCCATGGAATATTTACCTGAGCAGGTGTTGCTCAAAATCCTGTCTTACGTCCCTCAAAAAGAGTTGGTTTTGATCTGTAGACTGGTCTGCCAACAGTGGAAAGAGCTTGTGGATGGACTAAACCTGCAATTTCCGGATGAAGGTTTGCCAAAACAAAATCAAGAAGGAAAGGCAGAAGACTGGGACGCATTTTATTTTTGTACATCTGTAAAAAATAATCTAATCAAGAACCCATGTGGAGAAG AGGAATTCTCCTTCTGGGAACTCACAAATAACGATGGCGATGGGTGGAAGATAGAAGATCTTCCAGGAGACAATGGGAAGCCCTTTCCGAATGAACACATCCAAAAATATTTTGTTACATCTTTCGA TTGGTGCCAAAAATCTCAGCTAATTAACCTGGTCTCGGAAGGATTCGAGGCAGAGACACTGGACAATGCCCAACCTCCTATCACAGTGAGGGACTG GTATGCAGGGAGGCACGACTCTGGTTTTGACTATGAGCTACATGTCGAGCTTCTGTCCGAAGACATGAGCATGATCCAGGAGTATCGTTCTGACAAAATTCATGAGCCACAGTGGGGTGACGCAGAGTGGAAGGAG ATATCAAACATTTTCACCAACTATGGGCCTGGTGTCCGAAATGTCAAGTTTACACATGGAGGAAAGGATTCACAGTGTTGGGCAGGATGGTACGGAGCCCGGATCACCAACAGTGCCGTCACCGTCGAGCAATAA